The following are encoded together in the Bubalus kerabau isolate K-KA32 ecotype Philippines breed swamp buffalo chromosome 3, PCC_UOA_SB_1v2, whole genome shotgun sequence genome:
- the LOC129645788 gene encoding HLA class II histocompatibility antigen, DRB1 beta chain-like isoform X3, with translation MRFFARYIYNTQEDVHFDSDVGEFTALTELGRLDAEYWNQQKDFMEQMRAKVDTLCRSNYQGIGSFLRQRRVEPIVTVYPAKTQPLQHHNLLVCSVNGFYPGHIEVRWFRNGHEEEAGVISTGLIQNGDWTFQTMVMLETVPQSGEVYTCQVDHPSRTSPLTVEWRAQSDSAQRKLMSGIGGFVLGLLFLGVGLFIHLRSKKGHPALQPIRTPELK, from the exons ATGCGGTTCTTTGCCAGATACATCTACAACACGCAGGAGGATGTGCACTTCGACAGCGATGTGGGGGAGTTCACGGCCCTGACGGAGCTGGGGAGGCTGGATGCCGAGTACTGGAACCAGCAAAAGGACTTCATGGAGCAGATGCGGGCCAAGGTGGACACGTTGTGCAGATCCAACTACCAGGGCATTGGTAGCTTCCTGAGGCAGCGCCGAG TGGAGCCTATAGTGACTGTGTATCCTGCAAAGACCCAGCCCCTGCAGCACCACAACCTCCTGGTCTGCTCTGTGAACGGTTTCTACCCAGGCCACATTGAAGTCAGGTGGTTCCGGAACGGCcatgaagaggaggctggggtgATCTCCACAGGCCTGATCCAGAATGGAGACTGGACCTTCCAGACCATGGTGATGCTTGAAACAGTTCCTCAGAGTGGAGAGGTCTACACCTGCCAAGTGGATCACCCCAGCCGGACGAGCCCTCTCACAGTGGAATGGA GAGCACAGTCTGACTCTGCTCAGAGGAAGCTGATGAGTGGAATCGGAGGCTTTGTTCTGGGTCTGCTCTTCCTTGGCGTGGGGCTGTTCATCCACCTCAGGAGTAAGAAAG gACACCCTGCACTTCAGCCTATTAG GACCCCTGAGCTGAAGTGA
- the LOC129645788 gene encoding DLA class II histocompatibility antigen, DR-1 beta chain-like isoform X2, translated as MAALAVLLMVLSPPFSWARETQTHFIHQFKGECRFSNGLERMRFFARYIYNTQEDVHFDSDVGEFTALTELGRLDAEYWNQQKDFMEQMRAKVDTLCRSNYQGIGSFLRQRRVEPIVTVYPAKTQPLQHHNLLVCSVNGFYPGHIEVRWFRNGHEEEAGVISTGLIQNGDWTFQTMVMLETVPQSGEVYTCQVDHPSRTSPLTVEWRAQSDSAQRKLMSGIGGFVLGLLFLGVGLFIHLRSKKGHPALQPIRTPELK; from the exons CGCATTTCATCCATCAGTTTAAGGGTGAGTGTCGTTTCTCCAACGGGTTAGAGCGGATGCGGTTCTTTGCCAGATACATCTACAACACGCAGGAGGATGTGCACTTCGACAGCGATGTGGGGGAGTTCACGGCCCTGACGGAGCTGGGGAGGCTGGATGCCGAGTACTGGAACCAGCAAAAGGACTTCATGGAGCAGATGCGGGCCAAGGTGGACACGTTGTGCAGATCCAACTACCAGGGCATTGGTAGCTTCCTGAGGCAGCGCCGAG TGGAGCCTATAGTGACTGTGTATCCTGCAAAGACCCAGCCCCTGCAGCACCACAACCTCCTGGTCTGCTCTGTGAACGGTTTCTACCCAGGCCACATTGAAGTCAGGTGGTTCCGGAACGGCcatgaagaggaggctggggtgATCTCCACAGGCCTGATCCAGAATGGAGACTGGACCTTCCAGACCATGGTGATGCTTGAAACAGTTCCTCAGAGTGGAGAGGTCTACACCTGCCAAGTGGATCACCCCAGCCGGACGAGCCCTCTCACAGTGGAATGGA GAGCACAGTCTGACTCTGCTCAGAGGAAGCTGATGAGTGGAATCGGAGGCTTTGTTCTGGGTCTGCTCTTCCTTGGCGTGGGGCTGTTCATCCACCTCAGGAGTAAGAAAG gACACCCTGCACTTCAGCCTATTAG GACCCCTGAGCTGAAGTGA